The Pyxidicoccus trucidator genomic sequence GGACTTGTCCCAGCGCTACCTGGGCAGCCCCTGGTACTGGCCCAAGGTCTGGTCCTACAACCCGGAGATCGCCAACCCGCACTGGATCTACCCGGGCAACCAGGTGCGCTTCTTCGGCGGTGGCGAGGAAGTGCCGGCCCGCGTGGGCGAGATGGTGGTGGACCCGGGTGAAATGACGGCGCCCACGGAGCTGAGCGGCAGCGACCTGGTCACCGTGACGGGGAAGATTGGCTACGACGTGTCCACGGCGCGCCCGGTGACGACGCAGGGCTTCGTCACCCAGCGCGAGCTGGACGAGGCCGGCCGCATCGAGGGCTCCTCCTCCGGCGCGCTGATGCTGTCCTACCCGGACAACGCCTACGTGCGCTTCAAGAAGAAGGGCGCCGCCAAGGTGGGGGACCGGTACGTCGTCTACCACACCACCCAGGCCATCAATCACCCGGTGACGAAGAAGAAGCTGGGCTACCTCACCGACTTCCTCGGCACGCTGCGCGTGGTGCGCGTGAGTGAGAACATCGTCACCGCGCAGATTGTCGACACCTGGGACGGCATGGAGCGTGGCGACCTGGTGGGCCCCGTCGGCGAGCGCCTCACCGAGCGCGTCGCCCCGAAGCCCAACGCCAAGGAGATTCAGGCCACCGTCGTCACCGCGCTGGTGCCGTACCTCACGCTGTTCGGCGAGCACCACACGGTGGTGGTGGACAAGGGCAGCGCGGACGGCGTCCAGGTGGGCAACACCTTCACCATCCTCCGCCAGGGCGACCCGTCCCTCCAGGTGCTCGGCCAGGAGGCCAAGCCGCTCACCGCGAAGGAGAAGCGCTTCCCCTGGGAGAACGTCGGCACCTGCATGGTGACCGAGGCGAAGGAGCGCACGTCCAACTGCCTCATGCTCCGCTCGCTGGAGGAGCTCCTCCCCGGCGACCGCGCCGTCATGCGCGTCAGCGAGCCCACCGCCAGCCGCTGAGCGGCGGCAGGAAATGTGCATCCCCTCCGCCACTGGAGGGGCTGAGTGCTTGACCGGTGGCGGTCCGGTGTCTATGTGTCGCGCCCCTCCTGGGGACCCATCTTCTATATAGGTGGGAAACGGGCAGGGGACGGGTATGGCGGACGCTGACACGGACAGCCTCACGGCGGAGCAGCAGGCGTGCCTGGCGCTCTGGGCCGTTCCCGGCCTGGGGCCGAGGACGCTGGCCGCCCTGCGCCAATTCGCGGATGGACGGCTCTCCGCGCTCGCCGCCGTCCCTGTACGGGACTGGGTGTCTCAGGCGCCGGTCTCCCCACAGGTGCGTACCCGGCTGGCGACGGTGGACCGGCTCCCGCCCCTGGCGGAGCGGGCGCTGGAGGCCTGTCGCAAGGCGGGGATGGGCGTGGCATTCGCCGGGCAGCCCGGTTATCCGGACCGGCTTCGCGAGGTGCTGGACGCGCCGCCGCTGCTGTTCCACCGGGGGCGTCCGGGGCTGCCGAAGCGGCGGGTGGCCATGGTGGGCAGCCGCCACCCGGACCAGGGCTTCCTGCCCTTTGCCCGGGACTTCGCGCGGAAGGTGGCGGCCAGTGGGGTGGGGGTGGTGTCGGGCGCGGCGGCCGGGGTGGACCAGGCGTGCCACTGGGGCGCGCTGGACGTGGGCGGGGAGACGTGGGCCTTCCTGGGGTCTGCCCTGGATGCGTTGGACCCGGCGCAAGCCCGCCTGCTTCCCCACTTCCTGGGGAGGGGCGGCGTGTTCTTCAGCGAGCTGCCGCCCGGGGTCCGGGCGAGCATCACCACCTTCCCGCGCCGCAACCGACTCATCTCCGGCGCATCGGATGTGGTCCTGGTGCTGAGGGCGGGGAAGGGCTCGGGGGCGCTCTACACGGCGCAGGCGGGGCGGGCACAGGGGCGACCGGTCTTCGCGCTGCCTGGTGACGTGAGACAGGCGGCGGCCGTTGGTTGCAACGAGCTGCTGCGCGACGGGCATGCGAGGGCGTGCATGGGCCCGGAGGATGTGTGGAGGGTGGTGGGCGTCTCTTCCGGCGCGACGGTGACGCCGCGGGACAGCGATTCGTGGGAGGCGCTCTCGGCGGAAGCGAAGGGCACTTATGAAGTGTTGGACCGGGTTCCCCGGACATTCGACGAGGTGCTGGTCGGCAGCACCCTCTCACCCGCGGCGCTCACCAGCGCGCTGGTGGAGCTGGAGTTGACGGGGCTGGTCATCCAGCACCCGGGCAAGCTGTACGAAAAGATATAGGTAGGAGAGTCATGGCCACGCGGACGAAGAAGAAGGTGGAAGAGACGGAGGCGGCGGAGGAGACGAAGTCGCCCCGCAAGGCGGCCGCCAAGAAGAAGCCAGCCGCCAAGAAGAAGCCTGCGGCCAAGGCGAAGAAGGCGGCGGCCCGACGCCGCACCAAGAAGGGCGACGACGACCTTCCCACCGTGGATGCCGACGCGGAGGAGGAAGCCGCGCCTCGCGGCAAGGGCCCGCACTACCTCGTCGTGGTGGAGTCCCCCGCCAAGGCGAAGACCATCAAGAAGTACCTGGGCACCGGCTACACGGTGAAGGCCTCCGTGGGCCACGTGAAGGATTTGCCCAAGAGCAAGATGGGCGTCGACGTGGAGCACGACTTCCAGCCCGAGTACGAGGTCATCAAGGGCAAGGAGAAGGTGCTCAACGAGCTGAAGAAGATGGCGAAGTCCGCCGACCGCGTCTTCCTCGCGACGGACCCCGACCGCGAGGGCGAGGCCATTGCCTGGCACATCAAGGAGGAGCTCGCGCACCCCGACGCCCTCCGGGTGACGTTCAACGAAATCACCAAGAAGGCCGTCCAGGAGGCCATCGCCCAGCCGCGCGAGCTGAACCAGGACAACTACGACTCGCAGCAGACGCGCCGCATCCTCGACCGGCTCGTGGGCTATCAAATCTCCCCGCTGCTCTGGCAGAAGATCCGCCGTGGCCTGTCCGCCGGCCGCGTGCAGTCGGTGGCGGTGCGCCTCGTCGTGGAGCGCGAGGCCGAAATCAAGGCCTTCGTCCCCGAGGAGTACTGGTCGCTGGACGCGCTGCTGGCCGGCACCGCCGGACCGCCGCCCTTCAAGGCCAAGCTGTCCAAGGTGGACGGCAAGAAGATGGAGCTGAAGGACCGCGCCACCACCGAGGGGCTCGTCGCCGAGCTCCAGGGGGCCGACTTCGTCGTGGCCAAGGTGGACCGCCGCGAGCGCCGCCGCAACGCGCCCGCGCCGTTCATCACCTCCAAGCTGCAGCAGGAGGCCGCCAACCGGCTGTCCTTCTCCGCCAAGAAGACGATGACGCTGGCCCAGAAGCTCTACGAGGGCGTGCCCCTCGGCGAGGAGGGCCAGACGGCACTGATTACGTACATGCGTACGGACTCCACCCGTCTGTCGGACGACGCGGTGAAGCAGGTGCGCGAGTTCATCGAAGGCAAGTACGGCAAGGACTTCCTGCCGGCCGAGCCGGTGGTGTACCGCTCCCGGAAGAGCGCGCAGGACGCGCACGAGGCCATCCGCCCCACGTCCCTGGAGTACCCGCCCGAGCGGGTGCGGCCCTTCTTCGAGGCCATGGGCGAGACGGACATGTTCCGCCTCTACGAGCTCATCTGGAACCGCTTCGTGGCGTGCCAGACGATGCCCGCCGTGTATGACCAGACGAGCGCGGACATCTCCGCGGGCCGGGCCACGTTCCGCGCCTCGGGCAGCACGCTGAAGTTCGCCGGCTACCTGGCCGTCTACGGCGCGGGCCTCACCCCCGAGGAGGAGGCCGAGAAGGAGAAGGCGAAGGCCGCCGGGGAAGAGGGCGCGGACGGCGCGGATGCCATCGGCGAGCTGCCCTTCCTCACCGAGGGCGAGAAGCTCACCCTCCAGAAGCTGCTCCACGAGCAGCACTTCACCCAGCCGCCCCCGCGCTTCAGCGAGGCCACGCTGGTGAAGGAGCTGGAAGAGCGCGGCATCGGCCGCCCCTCCACCTACGCCGCGATTCTGTCCACCATCCAGGACAAGAAGTACGTGGAGAAGCTGGAGACCCGCTTCCGGCCCACGGACCTGGGGCAGATGACCAACGAGATGCTGGTCAAGCACTTCCCCCACGAGCTGGACGTCACCTTCACCGCCACCATGGAGGAGAAGCTGGACCAGATCTCCGAGGGCGGCACCAGCTGGAAGGCCGTGCTGCACGACTTCTACGGGCCCTTCAAGGAGACGCTCGAGAAGGCGAAGGCGGAGATGCGCGACGTCAAGCGCGAGGAGATCAAGACCGACATCGCCTGCGAGAAGTGCGGCAACCTCTTCCTCATCAAGTTCGGGAAGATGGGGCACTTCCTCGCCTGCTCGAACTACCCCGACTGCAAGAACACCAAGGACTTCAAGCGGGACGCCGAGGGGAAGATCGTCATCGTGGAGGAGGAGACCACGGACGAGAAGTGCGAGAAGTGCGCCAAGCCCATGGTCATCAAGCGTGGCCGCTTCGGGCGCTTCATGGCCTGCTCCGGCTACCCGGACTGCAAGACGTCCAAGCCCATCTCCATCGGCGTGGGGTGCCCGGAGTGCAAGCAGGGCTACCTCACGGAGCGCCGCAGCGGCCGAGGGAAGATCTTCTTCGGCTGCAACCGCTACCCGGACTGCAAGTTCGCCGCGTGGGACAGGCCCCTGGCCGAGCAGTGCCCGCAGTGCGCGTCCCCGTACCTCCTGCAGAAGTTCTCCAAGCGGGACGGTGCCTACATCTCCTGCCCCAACAAGGAATGCGACTACCGGCGTGAGGTCGTGGAGCAGGCGGGCGTACCCGGCGGACCGGAAGCCTCCTCGGCTGCTTGAAAGCCCAGTAGTTCCAAAGGGCTGGGCCCTGTCCGTGGCTTGACAGCCTCGGCGGGCCCGCCCTAGAAGTCCAGGCTGCCTCCTCCTCGGGGTGTGTCTCGTGGGCGCCCGTGTCCGGACGGGCCCACCCGGGGGGGCGGGCGTCGAAAGGACACCAGGCGCGATGATTCTCTCGGTGAGCGAGCTGCTGCTGGACGTGACTCTTGCGGCCACGGAGGGCGGCAAGATGGGCTTCACGGACTCCGTCATCAAGTTCTTCAAGGATGGCGGCCCGTTCATGTTCGTGAACCTGTTCTGGCTGGCGTGCTCGCTGGCGGTGGCGCTGGAGCGCATCGTCACCGTGGTGTTCCGCTACAACCTGCCGGCGCCTCCGTTCATGGAGCAGATCTCCAAGCTGGTGCGCAGCGGCAACCTGGACCGCGCGGTGAAGGTGTGCGGCATGGCGCCCCACTCGCCGCTGGCGAAGGTCATCCGCGCGGGCCTGGTGAACGCCAACCGCGGCGAGATTGAAGTCGCCAAGGCGGTGGAAGAGGCCATCATCGAGCACAGCCCGCACGTGTCCAAGCGCATCCCCTGGCTGTGGTCCCTGGCGAACATCGCCACGCTGGTGGGCCTCGTCGGCACCATCTTCGGCCTCATCGGCACCTTCCAGGCGCTCGGCAACGTGCCGGCGGAGCAGAAGCAGGTGCTCCTGTCGGACGGTATCTCCAAGGCGATGAACAACACCGCCTTCGCGCTCTCCATCGCGGTCATCTGCATCGTCTTCCACCTGTTCCTCACCTCGTACGCGAAGGGGCTGGTGGAGTCGCTGGAGCTCAACGCGCTGAAGCTGGAGAACCTCCTGTCGCGGCGCGGCGGGACGGACCCGGCCACCACGGAGCTCGAGTCCCGCGCTTCTTGAGGCGAGGGGTGCGCGTCCATGGCGTTCCACTACTCCCGCCGCAAGCTGAAGGTCCGTGAGGAAGAGGAGTCGGGCGAGCTGAACATCGTCCCGTACCTCGACATCCTCATGAACCTCATCATCTTCATGCTGCTGTCGATTACCGGCCTGGCCACGTTCGGCATCCTGAACGTGAATGCCCCGGCCTACGGCGCGCCTTCCGCGGGCATGACGCAGGAGGGCGCCGACGAGCCGAAGCTGACGCTGTCCGTGCTCATCTCCAAGAAGGGGCACTTCGTCAGCAGCGAGAACACCGTGCTCACGCAGGAGGGCGGCGCCGCGGACGCGCCCACCA encodes the following:
- a CDS encoding LysM peptidoglycan-binding domain-containing protein, producing MRSRILTSLMLSLAIAPALSARAQQEGAEEQDTDTGSETEGAEVMDEAPERPAGTVAVPPGAPRGRDSAPGEVHAVQEGDTLWDLSQRYLGSPWYWPKVWSYNPEIANPHWIYPGNQVRFFGGGEEVPARVGEMVVDPGEMTAPTELSGSDLVTVTGKIGYDVSTARPVTTQGFVTQRELDEAGRIEGSSSGALMLSYPDNAYVRFKKKGAAKVGDRYVVYHTTQAINHPVTKKKLGYLTDFLGTLRVVRVSENIVTAQIVDTWDGMERGDLVGPVGERLTERVAPKPNAKEIQATVVTALVPYLTLFGEHHTVVVDKGSADGVQVGNTFTILRQGDPSLQVLGQEAKPLTAKEKRFPWENVGTCMVTEAKERTSNCLMLRSLEELLPGDRAVMRVSEPTASR
- a CDS encoding DNA-processing protein DprA, giving the protein MADADTDSLTAEQQACLALWAVPGLGPRTLAALRQFADGRLSALAAVPVRDWVSQAPVSPQVRTRLATVDRLPPLAERALEACRKAGMGVAFAGQPGYPDRLREVLDAPPLLFHRGRPGLPKRRVAMVGSRHPDQGFLPFARDFARKVAASGVGVVSGAAAGVDQACHWGALDVGGETWAFLGSALDALDPAQARLLPHFLGRGGVFFSELPPGVRASITTFPRRNRLISGASDVVLVLRAGKGSGALYTAQAGRAQGRPVFALPGDVRQAAAVGCNELLRDGHARACMGPEDVWRVVGVSSGATVTPRDSDSWEALSAEAKGTYEVLDRVPRTFDEVLVGSTLSPAALTSALVELELTGLVIQHPGKLYEKI
- the topA gene encoding type I DNA topoisomerase; protein product: MATRTKKKVEETEAAEETKSPRKAAAKKKPAAKKKPAAKAKKAAARRRTKKGDDDLPTVDADAEEEAAPRGKGPHYLVVVESPAKAKTIKKYLGTGYTVKASVGHVKDLPKSKMGVDVEHDFQPEYEVIKGKEKVLNELKKMAKSADRVFLATDPDREGEAIAWHIKEELAHPDALRVTFNEITKKAVQEAIAQPRELNQDNYDSQQTRRILDRLVGYQISPLLWQKIRRGLSAGRVQSVAVRLVVEREAEIKAFVPEEYWSLDALLAGTAGPPPFKAKLSKVDGKKMELKDRATTEGLVAELQGADFVVAKVDRRERRRNAPAPFITSKLQQEAANRLSFSAKKTMTLAQKLYEGVPLGEEGQTALITYMRTDSTRLSDDAVKQVREFIEGKYGKDFLPAEPVVYRSRKSAQDAHEAIRPTSLEYPPERVRPFFEAMGETDMFRLYELIWNRFVACQTMPAVYDQTSADISAGRATFRASGSTLKFAGYLAVYGAGLTPEEEAEKEKAKAAGEEGADGADAIGELPFLTEGEKLTLQKLLHEQHFTQPPPRFSEATLVKELEERGIGRPSTYAAILSTIQDKKYVEKLETRFRPTDLGQMTNEMLVKHFPHELDVTFTATMEEKLDQISEGGTSWKAVLHDFYGPFKETLEKAKAEMRDVKREEIKTDIACEKCGNLFLIKFGKMGHFLACSNYPDCKNTKDFKRDAEGKIVIVEEETTDEKCEKCAKPMVIKRGRFGRFMACSGYPDCKTSKPISIGVGCPECKQGYLTERRSGRGKIFFGCNRYPDCKFAAWDRPLAEQCPQCASPYLLQKFSKRDGAYISCPNKECDYRREVVEQAGVPGGPEASSAA
- a CDS encoding MotA/TolQ/ExbB proton channel family protein, whose amino-acid sequence is MILSVSELLLDVTLAATEGGKMGFTDSVIKFFKDGGPFMFVNLFWLACSLAVALERIVTVVFRYNLPAPPFMEQISKLVRSGNLDRAVKVCGMAPHSPLAKVIRAGLVNANRGEIEVAKAVEEAIIEHSPHVSKRIPWLWSLANIATLVGLVGTIFGLIGTFQALGNVPAEQKQVLLSDGISKAMNNTAFALSIAVICIVFHLFLTSYAKGLVESLELNALKLENLLSRRGGTDPATTELESRAS
- a CDS encoding ExbD/TolR family protein; the protein is MAFHYSRRKLKVREEEESGELNIVPYLDILMNLIIFMLLSITGLATFGILNVNAPAYGAPSAGMTQEGADEPKLTLSVLISKKGHFVSSENTVLTQEGGAADAPTIPVLADGAYDFKALNAKMVEIKAAFPKETKVIVGADSDIPYEALTLTLDAIRETQGPQRRILFPDVTLGAI